The window GCCAGATTACCTGCACCGTCCCTGCTCTTCACGCGGTAGTGGTATAGGGTGTTCTGCGTAAGATTAACAAGCTGAACGGTATGGTCTGTTACGAGTTGGGTATCTTCTGCAGTCTGGTTGCCATAGGATTGCGTCAACCCATACTCGACCTGGCTGGTTGCAGGCTCATTTGTATCCCATACAACCTGGACATTGGTCCCCCAGACATTCTTTGTTTCCACGTTCGTGATGACAGGCGGAGTATTGTCAACGCCAAGGATTATGTCCTGCGTTGTTACCACTCCTTCAGTTATTGTCACCTGGGCAGAATTGGCAACGTATCCTGGGGCGCTTGCTGTGACAGTGTAGGTTCCCGGAGTCAAGTCAACGAATCCATAGAAGCCGGTTCCGCTGTTCTTCGTTGATTTGCCCTGGATGGTAACTGTTGCAGGATAGATTGCCGTGCCAGAGCTGGTCTTGATGAAGCCCTTAAGCATGCCAGTTGTTGGCGCATCAATCCAGTACATTGGCGAGACAGTGCGGGGTGCCGAGAATGGCCCACCTGTGCCAATCAGAGCATCCCTGAAGGCAGGTCTGTCAACCGTGCCGCTGTTAGTTCGCCGGTAGTCATAAAGGGTTACGCCCGGGAAGCCTAGATTCTGTACTGAAAGAATCTGGGTCATTGAGTTGCTGATTGTATTCAGATAGCTGCCCTGGGCGGGATAGATGTGGCGTCCGTACTGTCTTCCTATGCTGTCCTGGTTGTCACCATCGAAGACGTTGTTGTTGTCGGTGTAGTTCATTGGGCAGACATAGTCTAGCCAGTGGTTGCTCATCCACTGATCCCAATTCTGCAGGTAGCTTGCATTTCCAGTCGATGCCGGGCTCCAAACAGCTGCGCCTACTTTGATGTATGGCTTGATGGCTTTGGCTTCGAGGTAGATCCTTTTCACCATGTTGGTGACCTGGTCTCTTCTCCAGTTCAGCCAGCGTGTATCCGTTGTGGATGGATTGCCTGAAGTGCCATACTCAGCATTATATCGGGCGACTGCAGTCGGATTGTAACCGAAGCTCGTGCTGGGATATCGGATATAGTCCAGGGTTAAGCCATCAATATCGTAGTTCTGGACTATTTCCATGAAGACGTTCTTGTGGTAGTTTTCGACGTCTGGATGACCTGGGTCAAGCCAACTGTCGTCGCCGTAGAACATCGATCCAGCGGAGCTCAGCGAGAACCACTCAGGGTGGGTGTTGAACACGTGATTGGGCGTCGTTTGAGGCGGAGGAGTTTGGCTAGTCCATACGCGGTTCACGACCACCCAAGCATGTACCTCGATATTCCGGTTATGTGCCTTCGTGACTATATCTGCAAGACAGTCATAGCCAGGCTCGGGGGTTATATTAGTTCCCGTCGGCTCATATGAGGATGTGTAATATGCGTCTCCGCGTTTTCTCATCTCAACTAAGACTGCATTTGCATTGCACGACTGCACATAGTCCAGCATAGTTGTAGTGGCTGAGGAATTCTCATAACCGGATCCCCAAGCGTCTACCCAGAAAGCACGGAACTCGTTCATGCCCTCGGTTGTGGCTGGAGCACTCTGCGCCGACTCGTTATTCGCGGCATCATATGCGCTCACTGTGTAGGTATAAGTAACATTCGGCTGAACCGTCGTGTCTGAGTAGCTTGGTCCACCTGCCTTTTGTGCTAGGAGAGCGCCGTTTCGGTAAATCTTATATCCGACGACTCCCACGTTGTCGGTCGAGGCAGTCCAGGTTAGGTTTACTTGGTTTAGCGATACCCTGGTCGCCATTAGGTTGGTCGGAACGCTCGGCGGGATTGTATCAGGGCCGGTGTCAACTGAGATAGTCACAAAGCGGACTGCATCCGCCACGACGATATAGCCTGTGCTACCTGTGCCATTGCCCAGCTTTACATAACCCGATGTACCTGTGGCGAAAACATTCCCCGACCGCAGGAGGTTCCATCGGCCGCCGTTTGTCTGCTGGTTTACCCTTACAGTCTCGTTTCCGCCATAGTAGAACACGGTGAACGGCGAGGCGGTAGATCTATTGGACCCCTGTGGGTACCAGACATAGATGTCGTACGTGCCGCCGTATGCCAGGTTTGGCCGCCATATTGCGGTCTTGCCCTCAGTCTCAGCCGTGCTTGCGAATGCATAGTCTGCGCCATACTTGTCGGTAGACGAAGTGGCTGTGGTCCACACGCCAGTGAATTCGGCGGATGGATTGTCAATAATTATCTCCGCTGGCGGAGTCGTTGCTGAAGCAGGCGAGCTCTGGGAGGACTCATTTCCGGAGGCATCATATGCGCTCACCGTATAGGTATAGCTGGTGCTTGCGGAACAAGTGGTGTCCGTGTAGCCGCTTGCGTTTGGCGCTGTTCCTATGAGAGTGCCGCCACGGTAAATCTTGTAACCAGCCACCCCTGTATTGTCCGTTGAGGCCGTCCAGGTTAGGCTAATCCTTGTCGGTGCGGTTGCGCGAGCTACAAGGTTGGTGGGTGTACTTGGCGGTGTTGTGTCAGTCGGCACCAAAGCAAAGTTCTTTGTGGTGGTTGTGCCAGCGGTTACGGTGACTGATGCGCTCTTCGTGGTGTAGCCCGACTTGCTTACGGTTACTGTGTAAGTTCCAGCGGTCAGGCCAGTGATGTTGTAAACGCCCGAGGTATTTGTGGTAGTTGATGGGCCGCCTGTTACAGCTACCGTGGCTCCCGAAATTGCTGCTCCTGTAACTGAGTTGGTGACGGTGCCAGTGATGTTTCCGGTAGCGGCAGTAACCGTAATAGTCCACGTGATTTCAGGGCCAAACCACGTTACTCCTTCCTGGACCAGCCTGTATTTTTCGGTGTATGTGCCTGGGGTGGTAGGCGCCTTCAAGATGAAGGTGAAGCGTCCAACCTGCCCATTGGTAACACTGCTCTGGTCTACATCAGTGGGCCTGTTGCTGCTAATCCAGTTTGAGGAGTTGTAGAATGGACTCGCTCTGTCTTGTGGACTAGAGGTTCCTAAGCGGGTGTTCCCGTGGGTCCAGGTGCCTGTGCCGGTGTTTGTAAACTCCACCCATGCGATAGCGGTTGACCCAGCGACCATGCTGGACGGATAAGACTGCGCTTTGTAGCTGGCAGCCCAGGTCGGCGTTGTTGGCGTACCCTTCACTACGCTCATGAAGTAGTTCCAATCCCAGCCGTTGCCTGGATCCCAGTGGTCGCCGCCGCAAACGCATACATTTATATCCTTGTGGCCCAGGACACCAGGGGGACAAGGGCGATGCTCCTTTACGATTCCCCAGTCATTGCACATATCCCGCGTCAACAATCCAGCCGCATCATATAAAGTCTTTGGATGAGAGGAAGATGCAGCATATCCCTCGTTCTCAATGCCAAGGGAGTAAGAGTTTGCACATCCGCAGTGCCAGGCCGTGTATATCTCTCGCACCATCTGCCACACGCCTCCGGCTTCGGAGACGACATAGTGGGAGGTTACGTTGGAGGCACAGTTTTTCATCCATGCCCGAGCACCTGCTGCAGTGCCCTCAATGGTATGGATTACAACTGTGGTCTTGTTGTATTGCGAATAAGAGAAGTTGCAGCTAGGTGCAGGGTCCCAAATTGCTGGGCCGTAGTCGGTGGATAGGACACTAGCATCACCATTTCCTGCCACTTCTGCATCCACGAGGCTTCCTGATTCTTTTTGTCTTCCAACGCCCTCCTTGGGGAAGAGGTCAGAAAGATCTATTGCCCCTATCTCCTGAGGTGGGAAATAAAACCTTTCTCCTGCAGAGTTTGTGTAGTCCATGCCTGTGAGGAGTTTTTCATAAACCTCAGCAGCAAAGAAGCGGCTGTTCTCCTCATCCAATCCAGCATATTTGATAACAGGCTCAAGCCATGCTTCGAGTCCTTTGCTACGGTCAATTTTGAACTTGTTAGCATAGGCCGATAGCACAGCTGCCGCCGCGTTGATGTTGCCGGCAGCATGAACTTTGAGAAGCCCTGGTGGCATTTTTACAAGGTCTGCGCCCTCTGAAAGCGAGTTGCATCCCCATTTGTTGTTTTCACGGAGTGCCATTACGCCGTAACCGCCTTCGATGGTTGGCGCATCACCTCGGTTTTCAAAGTTGCTGCCAAAGTATCCCAATGTAAGCAACAAAGGTAAGGGAACGTTGTGTCGCTCAGCGGCTGCTTCGAAGAGTGGCATGAGCGGTTGGTTCCAGCGCCCTGGTGGAGCGGGAACCAACGAAGCACAAACTTCGCCTTCATCACAGAAGGCAGGGGGTATGTTTGCCGCCACCAGTAGCACTACAGCCACCAGCAGCGACATCAGCACCCATGATCTCGCCATTCCTTTGCTCCTTTCCTTTTTCACGGTTGCTGTTCTCCAAAAAACCAATGGCAAATATCGGCATCTCTTATCTTGCAAAACACCTCCCTCCCCCGACAGTTTTTGCAAGATTTGGCACTTTGGAGAGCCGAACAACCTCACTACTGGCTGGTGGCCGAGCCAAAAACTTACAAGGTGCACATCCTTAACTTATATATATGGGGAAAATTATTGCTTGATATGCTAGCACTTAATCAAAAAAACTGCAATAGTTTTTTCTAGAAGCAAAAAAAATTAGTGATTTTTTGCTGAGGGAGATGCTACTTGAACAATCTTTGGTGTGATTCACGCCAATTCTGCTATTTTGCAAGCAAGTTGCGGATTCGTTTTTACGTAATTCTATACAAGAAACATTCGATAATAATTCTTTATTTTCTTCTTTTGAAGCCATCCTTCAGGAAAATTTATTGAGGTAAAGTTTGACAGAGAACCTATATTTTTGTATACTTTACTTCTGTCCATCTTTTTGGAAGCTTGTAGCAAAATGTTTGAGAGCCTTACCGAAAAACTTCAGAATGTTTTCAAAAAGCTGCGTGGCAAGGGCACGCTCTCCGAGCAAGATGTCGCAGATGCCTTGCGAGAGATACGGCTCGTTTTGCTTGAAGCAGATGTCAATTACAAGGTCGTGAAAGATTTTACAAATACTGTGAGAGAGCGG is drawn from Armatimonadota bacterium and contains these coding sequences:
- a CDS encoding family 10 glycosylhydrolase, with protein sequence MARSWVLMSLLVAVVLLVAANIPPAFCDEGEVCASLVPAPPGRWNQPLMPLFEAAAERHNVPLPLLLTLGYFGSNFENRGDAPTIEGGYGVMALRENNKWGCNSLSEGADLVKMPPGLLKVHAAGNINAAAAVLSAYANKFKIDRSKGLEAWLEPVIKYAGLDEENSRFFAAEVYEKLLTGMDYTNSAGERFYFPPQEIGAIDLSDLFPKEGVGRQKESGSLVDAEVAGNGDASVLSTDYGPAIWDPAPSCNFSYSQYNKTTVVIHTIEGTAAGARAWMKNCASNVTSHYVVSEAGGVWQMVREIYTAWHCGCANSYSLGIENEGYAASSSHPKTLYDAAGLLTRDMCNDWGIVKEHRPCPPGVLGHKDINVCVCGGDHWDPGNGWDWNYFMSVVKGTPTTPTWAASYKAQSYPSSMVAGSTAIAWVEFTNTGTGTWTHGNTRLGTSSPQDRASPFYNSSNWISSNRPTDVDQSSVTNGQVGRFTFILKAPTTPGTYTEKYRLVQEGVTWFGPEITWTITVTAATGNITGTVTNSVTGAAISGATVAVTGGPSTTTNTSGVYNITGLTAGTYTVTVSKSGYTTKSASVTVTAGTTTTKNFALVPTDTTPPSTPTNLVARATAPTRISLTWTASTDNTGVAGYKIYRGGTLIGTAPNASGYTDTTCSASTSYTYTVSAYDASGNESSQSSPASATTPPAEIIIDNPSAEFTGVWTTATSSTDKYGADYAFASTAETEGKTAIWRPNLAYGGTYDIYVWYPQGSNRSTASPFTVFYYGGNETVRVNQQTNGGRWNLLRSGNVFATGTSGYVKLGNGTGSTGYIVVADAVRFVTISVDTGPDTIPPSVPTNLMATRVSLNQVNLTWTASTDNVGVVGYKIYRNGALLAQKAGGPSYSDTTVQPNVTYTYTVSAYDAANNESAQSAPATTEGMNEFRAFWVDAWGSGYENSSATTTMLDYVQSCNANAVLVEMRKRGDAYYTSSYEPTGTNITPEPGYDCLADIVTKAHNRNIEVHAWVVVNRVWTSQTPPPQTTPNHVFNTHPEWFSLSSAGSMFYGDDSWLDPGHPDVENYHKNVFMEIVQNYDIDGLTLDYIRYPSTSFGYNPTAVARYNAEYGTSGNPSTTDTRWLNWRRDQVTNMVKRIYLEAKAIKPYIKVGAAVWSPASTGNASYLQNWDQWMSNHWLDYVCPMNYTDNNNVFDGDNQDSIGRQYGRHIYPAQGSYLNTISNSMTQILSVQNLGFPGVTLYDYRRTNSGTVDRPAFRDALIGTGGPFSAPRTVSPMYWIDAPTTGMLKGFIKTSSGTAIYPATVTIQGKSTKNSGTGFYGFVDLTPGTYTVTASAPGYVANSAQVTITEGVVTTQDIILGVDNTPPVITNVETKNVWGTNVQVVWDTNEPATSQVEYGLTQSYGNQTAEDTQLVTDHTVQLVNLTQNTLYHYRVKSRDGAGNLATSSDYTFTTIGNDVVADIIIDNPQATLVGSWFTGTSSTDKYGADYYYCTTQQTEDKSARWTPNIIVAGSYDVFVWYPQGTNRSQKAPFTIYYNGGSKTYNVNQQTNGGKWNLLGRHPFATGTSGYIKLGNGTGESSLNVMADAVKLSYADTTKPSVPTDLVATAASETQANLSWTASSDNIGVAGYKIYRDDTQIGTSSTNSYSDTTCEAGMSYTYEVSAYDAAGNESDRSVPAEITMPGGDRIPPSVPQIIKADGKSPSQIDIAWTTSTDNVEVVGYKVYRNGNQIATTTNTSYSDTGLAELTTYTYEVSAYDAANNESSRSAPYEGRTLDGTPPSVPTGLTATPISESRIDLSWNASTDNVGVTNYRLYRNGVEIAVPMTTTYSDTNLVPSTTYTYQVAAEDADHNVSALCSPVTGTTNQDSTPPSVPTNLTTTAVSRSQINLSWTASTDNVGVAGYKIYRNSVQIGTSTTTSYSDTTCWGNTTYTYKVSAYDARGNESAQSSPSVRTTPAVTDIIMDNTAATLVGAWTSGTSTTGKYGTDYIYRSTAVTETGSATWTPPIDVSGYYTVYCWYTQGSNRATNAPYVVTWYNGSQTVSINQQSGGGTWVTLVTRKVYMQGISGSVKLHNGTGSTGYIVVADAVRFQMTSSDLTPPSTPTNLTATAVSKSQINLSWTASTDNVGVAGYKIYRNGTYLTSVTGTSYSNTGLPEKTTYSYKVSAYDAAENESGQSNQATATTWESQVIIDNSDAGFSASANWSTGTSSTDKYGSNYRWRPTAATSDHAVWNFSLIGPGSFTVYAWWTVGTNRSTQAPYIVYYSGGNTTIKVNQQTNGGKWNSLTTKTFAAGSNHVNLSCWATTGYIVVADAVKLVRQ